The following are encoded in a window of Pectinophora gossypiella chromosome 8, ilPecGoss1.1, whole genome shotgun sequence genomic DNA:
- the LOC126369070 gene encoding pH-sensitive chloride channel 2-like isoform X1: MTLRTFILSSIFLVVSVHGQKTSLTGTPLECPSPDKGDNYTQSEFLSRLAHECRYDRLLLPTYQTSEVVYVHASAYIYFIQPAEAHDLNFKLHFLLQLRWTDARLAYTLYSPQRTKIIGENDLRQRIWVPHLYMSNEQSSSLMGTDSKDVLISIAPDGEVLFSRRMQAVLYCWMNLQKFPFDEQTCSMNLESWKYNASILRLMWEKDNPVRLSSELHLTEYSLIDYWTNESVVRGDIVNMRLGGGRSGNYSALKFTFKLGREVGYYLMDYFIPSMMIVAMSWVTFWLQADASAPRITLGTSTMLSFITLASSQAKTLPKVSYIKASEIWFLACTGFIFSALVEFAFVNTIWRRKKAVSLKKVNSKYILKSTLTPRLARKELQKELQESSPQLSKSRSCSSLNQETSSDPAGPGYNNYLTVHSFPSAMNLPTITTQSYDDLVPAPGGRQTAGAGSEGSDDPPKHHTWTTMTPQEIATWIDKRSRFMFPLMFIFFNIIYWTFVYCL, translated from the exons CACAGGCACGCCCTTAGAATGTCCGTCGCCCGACAAGGGCGACAACTACACACAGTCGGAGTTCCTGTCGCGGCTGGCGCACGAGTGCCGCTACGACCGGCTGCTGCTGCCCACCTACCAGACCTCGGAGGTGGTTTACGTGCACGCCAGCGCCTATATTTACTTCATACAACCCGCTGAGGCGCATGACTTG AACTTCAAACTCCATTTTCTTTTACAACTAAGGTGGACGGATGCCCGGTTAGCGTACACTCTTTACTCGCCGCAACGAACCAAGATTATTGGAGAGAATGATCTGCGCCAGCGGATCTGGGTGCCTCACCTGTACATGTCGAACGAGCAATCGTCCAGCCTGATGGGCACCGACAGCAAAGACGTGCTCATATCCATAGCACCCGACGGAGAAGTGCTCTTCAGCCGACGTATGCAGGCAGTGCTTTACTGCTGGATGAATCTCCAAAAGTTTCCATTCGACGAACAAACTTGCTCGATGAACCTGGAGAGCT GGAAGTACAACGCATCGATTCTGCGGCTGATGTGGGAGAAGGACAACCCGGTGCGTTTATCATCGGAGCTTCACCTCACAGAATACTCGCTGATAGACTACTGGACCAACGAGTCAGTTGTGCGAGGCGACATTGTAAATATGCGCCTAGGAGGAGGTAGAT CCGGCAACTACAGCGCGCTGAAGTTCACCTTCAAGCTGGGTAGAGAGGTGGGATACTACCTGATGGACTACTTCATTCCATCCATGATGATAGTGGCCATGTCATGGGTCACATTCTGGCTGCAAGCTGACGCCTCCGCGCCTAGAATCACCTTGG GTACGAGCACGATGTTATCGTTCATAACGCTGGCATCCTCACAGGCGAAGACGCTGCCCAAGGTGTCGTACATCAAGGCTAGTGAAATCTGGTTTCTCGCTTGCACCGGGTTCATTTTCTCAGCGCTAGTTGAGTTCGCCTTCGTTAACACCATTTGGCGCAGAAA GAAAGCGGTGAGCTTGAAGAAGGTCAACAGCAAGTACATTCTGAAGAGCACGCTGACCCCGCGGTTGGCGCGCAAGGAGTTGCAGAAGGAGCTACAGGAGTCGTCGCCGCAGCTCAGCAAGTCACGGTCGTGCTCGTCGCTCAACCAGGAGACCAGCTCCGACCCCGCCGGGCCTGGATACAACAACTATCTTACTGTTCAC AGTTTCCCATCTGCAATGAACCTGCCGACGATCACGACGCAAAGCTACGACGATCTGGTCCCGGCGCCAGGCGGCCGGCAGACTGCGGGCGCCGGCAGCGAGGGCTCCGACGACCCGCCCAAGCACCACACCTGGACTACAATGACCCCGCAGGAGATCGCCACCTGGATCGACAAACGATCTCGCTTCATGTTCCCCCTCATGTTCATCTTCTTCAACATTATTTACTGGACATTTGTCTACTGCCTGTGA
- the LOC126369070 gene encoding pH-sensitive chloride channel 2-like isoform X2, with amino-acid sequence MTLRTFILSSIFLVVSVHGQKTSLTGTPLECPSPDKGDNYTQSEFLSRLAHECRYDRLLLPTYQTSEVVYVHASAYIYFIQPAEAHDLNFKLHFLLQLRWTDARLAYTLYSPQRTKIIGENDLRQRIWVPHLYMSNEQSSSLMGTDSKDVLISIAPDGEVLFSRRMQAVLYCWMNLQKFPFDEQTCSMNLESWKYNASILRLMWEKDNPVRLSSELHLTEYSLIDYWTNESVVRGDIVNMRLGGAGNYSALKFTFKLGREVGYYLMDYFIPSMMIVAMSWVTFWLQADASAPRITLGTSTMLSFITLASSQAKTLPKVSYIKASEIWFLACTGFIFSALVEFAFVNTIWRRKKAVSLKKVNSKYILKSTLTPRLARKELQKELQESSPQLSKSRSCSSLNQETSSDPAGPGYNNYLTVHSFPSAMNLPTITTQSYDDLVPAPGGRQTAGAGSEGSDDPPKHHTWTTMTPQEIATWIDKRSRFMFPLMFIFFNIIYWTFVYCL; translated from the exons CACAGGCACGCCCTTAGAATGTCCGTCGCCCGACAAGGGCGACAACTACACACAGTCGGAGTTCCTGTCGCGGCTGGCGCACGAGTGCCGCTACGACCGGCTGCTGCTGCCCACCTACCAGACCTCGGAGGTGGTTTACGTGCACGCCAGCGCCTATATTTACTTCATACAACCCGCTGAGGCGCATGACTTG AACTTCAAACTCCATTTTCTTTTACAACTAAGGTGGACGGATGCCCGGTTAGCGTACACTCTTTACTCGCCGCAACGAACCAAGATTATTGGAGAGAATGATCTGCGCCAGCGGATCTGGGTGCCTCACCTGTACATGTCGAACGAGCAATCGTCCAGCCTGATGGGCACCGACAGCAAAGACGTGCTCATATCCATAGCACCCGACGGAGAAGTGCTCTTCAGCCGACGTATGCAGGCAGTGCTTTACTGCTGGATGAATCTCCAAAAGTTTCCATTCGACGAACAAACTTGCTCGATGAACCTGGAGAGCT GGAAGTACAACGCATCGATTCTGCGGCTGATGTGGGAGAAGGACAACCCGGTGCGTTTATCATCGGAGCTTCACCTCACAGAATACTCGCTGATAGACTACTGGACCAACGAGTCAGTTGTGCGAGGCGACATTGTAAATATGCGCCTAGGAGGAG CCGGCAACTACAGCGCGCTGAAGTTCACCTTCAAGCTGGGTAGAGAGGTGGGATACTACCTGATGGACTACTTCATTCCATCCATGATGATAGTGGCCATGTCATGGGTCACATTCTGGCTGCAAGCTGACGCCTCCGCGCCTAGAATCACCTTGG GTACGAGCACGATGTTATCGTTCATAACGCTGGCATCCTCACAGGCGAAGACGCTGCCCAAGGTGTCGTACATCAAGGCTAGTGAAATCTGGTTTCTCGCTTGCACCGGGTTCATTTTCTCAGCGCTAGTTGAGTTCGCCTTCGTTAACACCATTTGGCGCAGAAA GAAAGCGGTGAGCTTGAAGAAGGTCAACAGCAAGTACATTCTGAAGAGCACGCTGACCCCGCGGTTGGCGCGCAAGGAGTTGCAGAAGGAGCTACAGGAGTCGTCGCCGCAGCTCAGCAAGTCACGGTCGTGCTCGTCGCTCAACCAGGAGACCAGCTCCGACCCCGCCGGGCCTGGATACAACAACTATCTTACTGTTCAC AGTTTCCCATCTGCAATGAACCTGCCGACGATCACGACGCAAAGCTACGACGATCTGGTCCCGGCGCCAGGCGGCCGGCAGACTGCGGGCGCCGGCAGCGAGGGCTCCGACGACCCGCCCAAGCACCACACCTGGACTACAATGACCCCGCAGGAGATCGCCACCTGGATCGACAAACGATCTCGCTTCATGTTCCCCCTCATGTTCATCTTCTTCAACATTATTTACTGGACATTTGTCTACTGCCTGTGA